One stretch of Corynebacterium callunae DSM 20147 DNA includes these proteins:
- a CDS encoding Rv0909 family putative TA system antitoxin — protein MGIFDSAKDKATEFLNSEAGEQKSDEFLNKAADAAAGRFGEDKSEHINRVRDLADDRLGTTEDPAD, from the coding sequence ATGGGTATTTTTGACAGCGCAAAAGACAAAGCAACCGAATTCTTGAACTCTGAAGCAGGCGAGCAGAAGTCTGATGAATTTCTAAACAAGGCTGCTGATGCAGCTGCTGGTCGCTTTGGTGAAGATAAGTCAGAGCACATCAATCGTGTGCGTGACCTCGCTGATGACCGTCTGGGCACAACCGAGGATCCTGCCGACTAA
- a CDS encoding MazG nucleotide pyrophosphohydrolase domain-containing protein — MTVILIDPQHPVLPVSFLEAVLGRGEAVEIDVDLPLDLSFLGIKTSQSAPWFITANPQHGRTDELFDARPHPVAEAVGVMRAAVGRGEWEKAQTHESLIPYLREESEEFIEAILSGDEAEIRKELGDVFLQVLFHAEIAARRGQFELSDVAASFVAKMHSRAPYLFDGSTGIVAEAEQERLWALGKASEKLAQDQA, encoded by the coding sequence ATGACTGTCATTTTGATTGACCCCCAACACCCCGTCCTGCCCGTTTCTTTTTTAGAAGCGGTGTTAGGGCGGGGTGAAGCAGTTGAAATAGACGTTGATCTCCCCTTAGACCTTTCCTTTTTAGGCATCAAAACGTCGCAAAGCGCCCCCTGGTTTATTACCGCCAACCCGCAACACGGGCGCACCGATGAGCTTTTCGACGCCCGCCCGCATCCAGTGGCTGAGGCAGTCGGGGTCATGCGGGCGGCTGTGGGCCGCGGTGAATGGGAAAAAGCCCAAACTCATGAAAGCCTGATCCCTTATCTTCGTGAGGAATCTGAGGAATTTATTGAGGCAATTTTAAGCGGGGATGAGGCAGAAATCCGCAAAGAATTGGGCGATGTATTTTTACAGGTGCTTTTTCATGCAGAAATCGCCGCCCGTCGGGGACAATTTGAGCTGTCCGACGTGGCGGCGAGTTTTGTGGCCAAAATGCATTCGCGTGCACCCTATCTTTTTGATGGCTCAACCGGAATTGTTGCTGAAGCCGAACAAGAAAGATTGTGGGCCTTGGGTAAGGCGAGCGAGAAATTAGCCCAGGATCAAGCTTGA
- a CDS encoding porin — protein MKISRRIAIAGTSAGIAIAALAAPASAVNFASMSSINKELDDRYNWIPCGILESTLTQGGVLEEGQYNRELAEAITAKGEGWLTAQYPQVGAWNADQAAAIADRAQVCGLVKEDTYISELSSTLSS, from the coding sequence GTGAAGATTTCACGTCGTATCGCCATTGCCGGAACTTCCGCAGGAATCGCTATCGCCGCTTTGGCTGCACCAGCTTCCGCAGTTAACTTCGCAAGCATGTCCTCCATCAACAAAGAACTAGACGACCGCTACAACTGGATTCCATGTGGAATCCTCGAGTCCACGCTAACCCAGGGTGGTGTTCTTGAAGAAGGTCAGTACAACCGCGAGCTGGCAGAAGCAATCACCGCTAAGGGCGAGGGCTGGCTGACTGCACAGTACCCGCAGGTTGGCGCTTGGAATGCAGACCAGGCTGCAGCAATTGCAGACCGCGCACAGGTTTGTGGCCTCGTCAAGGAAGATACTTACATCTCTGAGCTCTCCTCCACCCTTTCTTCCTAA
- a CDS encoding lytic transglycosylase domain-containing protein codes for MSSGLQKTLGFGCGAVLAVVMVISFVGWALSVMDNAAPNRQLEQIPADVPPARGEVVPEIDINAEGRTSQHLNFWAEPIAIDTGISPQAMAAYGNAELIATEFWPNCNIAWTTLAGIGQIETRHGTYNGKLFGGSNLNENGIADPPIIGVPLDGSPGLAEIPDSDGGQWDGDTEYDRAVGPMQFIPESWERLGLDADGDGVANPNQIDDAALSAANLLCSSGGDLSTPEGWTAAVHAYNMSNQYLIDVRDAAASYALRQPAI; via the coding sequence ATGAGTTCAGGGCTTCAGAAGACATTGGGATTTGGCTGCGGTGCAGTGTTGGCAGTGGTCATGGTGATCTCTTTTGTCGGCTGGGCCTTAAGTGTGATGGATAATGCCGCACCAAATCGGCAACTGGAGCAGATCCCGGCAGACGTGCCACCTGCGCGTGGTGAGGTAGTTCCGGAAATTGATATCAATGCCGAGGGTCGTACCTCCCAACACCTAAATTTTTGGGCAGAACCCATTGCAATTGACACCGGAATCTCACCTCAGGCAATGGCGGCCTATGGAAACGCCGAATTGATTGCCACTGAATTTTGGCCAAATTGCAACATTGCATGGACAACGCTTGCTGGAATTGGACAAATTGAAACTCGCCATGGCACCTACAATGGCAAGCTTTTTGGCGGCAGTAACCTTAATGAAAACGGTATTGCAGATCCACCAATTATCGGTGTTCCACTAGATGGCTCACCTGGCCTGGCAGAAATTCCTGATTCTGACGGTGGGCAGTGGGATGGGGATACGGAATATGACCGCGCAGTCGGTCCGATGCAATTTATTCCAGAGTCTTGGGAGCGTTTAGGTCTGGATGCCGATGGTGATGGGGTAGCAAACCCCAATCAGATTGATGATGCTGCCTTAAGTGCTGCCAATCTTTTGTGTTCTAGTGGCGGAGACCTCTCCACTCCTGAAGGGTGGACTGCTGCGGTACACGCCTACAACATGTCCAATCAGTATCTAATTGACGTGCGTGACGCCGCGGCTTCCTACGCTTTGCGACAGCCGGCAATTTAG
- the eno gene encoding phosphopyruvate hydratase has protein sequence MAEIMHVFAREILDSRGNPTVEAEVFLDDGSHGVAGVPSGASTGVHEAHELRDGGDRYLGKGVLKAVENVNEEIGDELAGLEADDQRLIDEAMIKLDGTANKSRLGANAILGVSMAVAKAAAESAGLPLFRYIGGPNAHVLPVPMMNIINGGAHADSGVDVQEFMIAPIGAETFAEALRQGAEVYHALKSVIKAKGLSTGLGDEGGFAPSVGSTREALDLIVEAIEKAGFTPGKDIGLALDVASSEFYKDGKYHFEGGEHTAEEMANVYAELVAAYPIVSIEDPLQEDDWEGYTNLTAQIGDKVQIVGDDFFVTNPERLQEGIDKKAANALLVKVNQIGTLTETFDAVDLAHRNGYRTMMSHRSGETEDTTIADLAVALNCGQIKTGAPARSDRVAKYNQLLRIEQLLGDAAVYAGRGAFPRFQG, from the coding sequence GTGGCTGAAATCATGCACGTATTCGCTCGCGAAATTCTCGATTCCCGAGGAAACCCTACCGTTGAGGCAGAGGTTTTCTTGGACGATGGCTCCCACGGTGTCGCAGGTGTTCCTTCCGGCGCATCTACCGGAGTTCACGAGGCTCATGAGCTACGTGACGGTGGCGATCGCTACCTGGGCAAGGGCGTTCTTAAGGCAGTAGAGAACGTTAATGAAGAGATCGGCGACGAGCTCGCTGGCCTCGAGGCCGACGATCAGCGTCTGATCGATGAGGCCATGATCAAGCTCGACGGCACTGCAAACAAGTCCCGCCTCGGCGCAAACGCCATCCTTGGCGTTTCCATGGCAGTGGCAAAGGCAGCAGCGGAATCCGCTGGCCTGCCATTGTTCCGCTACATCGGCGGACCAAACGCTCACGTTCTTCCAGTTCCAATGATGAACATCATCAACGGTGGCGCACACGCTGACTCCGGTGTGGACGTTCAGGAATTCATGATCGCTCCAATCGGTGCTGAGACCTTTGCTGAGGCACTGCGTCAGGGTGCTGAGGTTTACCACGCACTCAAGTCCGTCATCAAGGCAAAGGGTCTGTCCACCGGCCTGGGCGACGAGGGTGGATTTGCACCTTCCGTTGGCTCTACCCGCGAGGCACTTGACCTTATCGTTGAGGCAATTGAGAAGGCTGGCTTTACCCCAGGTAAGGACATCGGACTTGCACTTGACGTTGCTTCCTCCGAGTTCTACAAGGATGGCAAGTACCACTTCGAAGGTGGCGAGCACACCGCTGAGGAGATGGCTAACGTTTATGCAGAGCTCGTAGCTGCATACCCAATCGTTTCCATCGAGGATCCACTGCAAGAAGATGACTGGGAGGGTTACACCAACCTCACCGCTCAGATCGGCGACAAAGTTCAGATCGTTGGCGATGACTTCTTCGTGACCAACCCTGAGCGTCTGCAGGAAGGCATTGACAAGAAGGCTGCTAACGCACTTCTCGTTAAGGTCAACCAGATCGGTACCCTCACCGAGACCTTCGACGCTGTTGACCTTGCACACCGCAATGGCTACCGCACCATGATGTCCCACCGTTCCGGTGAGACCGAGGACACCACCATTGCTGACCTCGCAGTCGCACTTAACTGCGGCCAGATCAAGACCGGTGCTCCTGCACGTTCCGACCGTGTTGCAAAGTACAACCAGTTGCTGCGCATCGAGCAGCTGCTCGGCGACGCTGCAGTTTACGCAGGCCGTGGCGCATTCCCTCGTTTCCAGGGCTAA
- a CDS encoding FtsB family cell division protein, translating to MAKQKKSHKGIVPVSSRERASETVSAARAPFKLGAVGLASLAVAVLVILFVIAIPVRNYFQLRSEIAHTQASIAAKEQQITQLESDLERYRSEAYIREQARLRLGVIEPGETAFRILDPALETDTSVTSYGTEAEPLGPWYENLWDSVTEPEAIGEGEIAPPAPVTTSETPVPSSPSAEAPAPAQ from the coding sequence ATGGCAAAGCAGAAGAAGTCTCATAAAGGAATCGTTCCTGTCTCCAGCAGGGAACGGGCATCGGAGACCGTTTCTGCAGCTCGCGCCCCTTTTAAGCTTGGCGCCGTCGGACTTGCATCCCTGGCGGTTGCGGTGTTGGTCATTCTTTTTGTTATCGCCATCCCAGTCCGCAACTATTTTCAATTGCGCTCTGAAATTGCCCATACGCAGGCCTCAATTGCCGCCAAAGAGCAGCAAATCACGCAATTGGAATCAGACCTGGAGCGTTACCGGTCCGAAGCCTATATCCGCGAACAAGCACGCCTGCGTTTAGGTGTGATTGAACCAGGGGAGACCGCCTTTAGAATTTTGGATCCCGCTTTGGAAACTGATACTTCTGTCACCTCTTATGGCACCGAAGCTGAACCGCTCGGCCCGTGGTATGAAAATCTGTGGGATTCCGTCACCGAACCAGAGGCAATTGGTGAAGGCGAGATTGCTCCGCCAGCTCCGGTGACTACCTCCGAGACGCCGGTACCATCTTCACCATCTGCAGAAGCGCCCGCACCTGCCCAGTAG
- a CDS encoding DUF501 domain-containing protein: MSVTDADLKAVEEQLGRAPRGVLEISYRSPDGVPGVVMTAPKLDDGTPFPTLYYLTDPRLTTEASRLEVALIMKWMTDRLGTDEELRADYQRAHEHYLAKRNAIEDLGTDFSGGGMPDRVKCLHVLIAYALAEGPDHFRLGTEAVALAAEHADLRGTAIPADWPTLEELGIDINEFDFSRAGGV, translated from the coding sequence ATGAGTGTTACTGATGCAGATCTAAAAGCTGTCGAAGAGCAGCTGGGAAGGGCGCCACGCGGAGTCCTTGAAATTTCCTATCGCAGCCCTGATGGGGTTCCCGGCGTAGTTATGACCGCCCCCAAGCTTGACGATGGCACCCCATTTCCAACGCTTTACTATTTAACTGATCCACGCCTGACCACCGAAGCATCCCGCCTTGAAGTTGCTTTGATCATGAAGTGGATGACTGATCGTCTTGGTACCGACGAAGAACTGCGTGCCGATTACCAGCGTGCTCACGAGCACTACTTGGCAAAGCGCAATGCAATTGAAGATCTAGGCACCGACTTCTCCGGTGGTGGTATGCCAGACCGTGTGAAGTGCCTACATGTGCTCATTGCATACGCATTGGCAGAAGGCCCCGACCATTTCCGTCTGGGCACTGAAGCAGTAGCACTAGCTGCAGAACACGCCGACCTGCGTGGCACTGCCATCCCTGCAGATTGGCCTACTCTGGAAGAACTTGGCATTGATATCAACGAGTTTGATTTCTCCCGAGCGGGTGGCGTTTAA
- a CDS encoding Ppx/GppA phosphatase family protein, whose protein sequence is MTRFAAVDCGTNSIRLLISELTTDGLQELTRDNKIVRLGKGVDATGQLDPESIARTRVALEEYVQVMEEYGVDAVRMVATSATRDASNREEFFAMTRELLSRIQPGYQAEVISGEEEASLSFRGAVADLPADQGPFCVIDLGGGSTEFIVGEHNGEILGSHSAQMGCVRLTERIMRSDPPTPTEVEIARDYVAERIADVKKIVPIAKAKTFVGCAGTFTTISAWVQGLESYDRNAIHLSVLNFDALRVVTDEIISESAAQRASNPVVDIGRADVIGGGSVVVQATIKLAAEEAGANSIVISEKDILDGLILGLVDQHI, encoded by the coding sequence ATGACGCGATTTGCTGCTGTGGATTGCGGAACCAACTCCATTCGCCTTTTGATCTCTGAGCTCACAACCGATGGACTTCAAGAACTTACCCGCGACAATAAGATTGTGCGCCTGGGTAAAGGTGTAGACGCTACGGGCCAATTAGACCCCGAGTCCATTGCACGCACGCGTGTTGCGTTAGAGGAATATGTACAGGTGATGGAGGAATATGGAGTCGATGCAGTTCGCATGGTCGCCACCTCTGCCACTCGCGACGCCTCCAACCGTGAAGAGTTCTTTGCTATGACTAGGGAGCTTCTCTCACGCATCCAACCTGGCTACCAAGCCGAGGTTATTAGCGGTGAAGAAGAAGCTTCCCTATCCTTCCGTGGTGCGGTTGCTGATCTTCCTGCTGATCAGGGACCTTTTTGTGTTATCGATCTTGGCGGTGGATCCACCGAATTTATCGTTGGTGAGCACAATGGAGAAATCCTGGGTTCACACTCAGCTCAAATGGGCTGCGTGCGCCTGACTGAACGTATTATGCGCAGTGATCCCCCCACTCCAACCGAGGTGGAAATCGCCCGCGATTATGTTGCAGAGCGCATTGCAGACGTTAAGAAGATTGTGCCAATCGCAAAGGCCAAGACCTTTGTGGGATGCGCTGGCACCTTCACCACTATTTCTGCATGGGTACAAGGCTTAGAAAGCTATGACCGCAACGCTATTCACCTATCAGTGCTGAACTTCGATGCACTACGGGTGGTAACCGATGAGATTATTTCAGAGTCTGCGGCTCAGCGTGCCAGCAATCCAGTGGTAGATATCGGACGGGCCGACGTTATTGGTGGCGGCTCAGTGGTGGTCCAGGCCACCATTAAACTCGCAGCTGAAGAAGCTGGGGCAAACTCCATCGTGATCTCTGAAAAAGATATTCTTGATGGCTTGATTCTGGGTCTGGTAGATCAACACATCTAG
- a CDS encoding cold-shock protein, with the protein MAQGTVKWFNAEKGFGFIAPSDGSADVFVHYSEIQSGGFRSLEENQQVEYELGEGAKGPQAQQVRAL; encoded by the coding sequence ATGGCACAGGGAACTGTGAAGTGGTTCAACGCTGAAAAGGGCTTTGGTTTCATCGCTCCTTCCGACGGATCCGCTGACGTATTCGTCCACTACTCCGAGATTCAAAGCGGCGGTTTCCGCAGCCTTGAAGAGAACCAGCAGGTTGAGTACGAACTTGGTGAAGGCGCCAAGGGTCCTCAGGCTCAGCAGGTTCGTGCACTTTAA
- a CDS encoding SDR family oxidoreductase, which translates to MTSLKNAVVLVTGANGGIGRQFVEEALTRGAAKVYATARQPREWEDERVIPLQLDVTDPASIQAVAEQASDVTVLINNAGVSTQSTGILTHTDEEIRSSMETNFLGPLFLSRAFAPLLSQHSGEAAIINIHSALSWNALAGIYSATKAGLWSVTNSLRLELLPAGVHVMGVHMGFVDTPMAAHANAPKLAPADLVNQVFDGLAAGSYEVLADDTAKGFKAGLSAPLETMYPQLNAEN; encoded by the coding sequence ATGACTTCACTTAAAAATGCCGTTGTCCTAGTTACCGGCGCAAACGGTGGCATTGGCCGCCAATTTGTTGAAGAAGCACTCACTCGTGGTGCTGCAAAGGTATACGCGACTGCTCGTCAACCCCGCGAGTGGGAGGATGAGCGAGTTATTCCTCTGCAACTTGATGTCACAGACCCCGCCTCCATCCAAGCCGTAGCGGAACAGGCTTCCGACGTCACCGTATTGATCAATAATGCTGGTGTCTCAACTCAAAGTACTGGCATTTTGACTCATACTGATGAAGAGATTCGTTCTAGTATGGAAACCAATTTCCTCGGACCACTGTTCCTCTCCCGAGCATTTGCACCTCTTCTTTCCCAGCACAGCGGTGAGGCTGCCATCATCAACATCCACTCCGCTTTGTCTTGGAATGCCCTCGCTGGCATCTACTCAGCTACCAAAGCGGGATTGTGGTCAGTTACCAACTCACTGCGTTTGGAATTGCTGCCTGCCGGAGTTCATGTGATGGGCGTGCATATGGGATTTGTCGACACTCCAATGGCAGCACACGCCAACGCGCCAAAACTGGCTCCAGCAGACCTGGTCAATCAAGTTTTTGACGGTCTAGCTGCGGGAAGCTATGAAGTGCTGGCCGACGATACCGCCAAGGGCTTTAAGGCTGGTTTGTCTGCTCCTCTGGAGACGATGTATCCACAGCTAAACGCTGAGAACTAG
- a CDS encoding alkene reductase — protein MTSLDAIWQPFTLGEIQLSHRLAMAPMTRNRADSEGVPGDLISEYYRQRASLGLIISEGAQPSAVGQGYMNTPGIYTPEHIAGWSKVADAVHENGGHLFIQLMHAGRLAHQDNNTEGQLPVAPSAISAEQEIYTPNGKEIAPVPHELSTAEIQDVIAEFRHAAASAVAAGADGVEIHSANGYLLHQFLAPNANQRTDEYGGSVENRARIVIEVAKAISEEIGAHRTGIRISPAFPLGGLDEGDVTAVRAQYEYLVSELAKLNLVYLHVHHLGDDELLASLRQTWPTAVLVVRYGRERENIAADVEAGLADIAPLGRMALANPDIVERLRTGAELNDVDPATLYAGGAHGYTDYPTLNQA, from the coding sequence ATGACTTCCCTCGACGCTATATGGCAGCCATTTACGCTGGGAGAAATTCAACTGTCCCACCGTTTGGCCATGGCTCCCATGACCCGAAATCGCGCCGATTCCGAGGGCGTACCCGGCGATCTTATTAGCGAGTACTACCGCCAACGCGCTTCCCTGGGACTAATTATCAGCGAAGGTGCACAGCCTTCCGCCGTCGGCCAGGGATATATGAATACCCCCGGTATCTATACTCCTGAGCACATTGCAGGCTGGTCAAAAGTAGCGGATGCTGTGCATGAAAACGGCGGCCACTTGTTCATCCAGTTGATGCACGCGGGACGACTTGCCCATCAGGACAACAATACCGAAGGTCAGTTGCCTGTAGCACCGTCTGCAATTTCCGCGGAACAGGAAATTTATACCCCCAACGGTAAAGAAATAGCTCCTGTTCCACATGAACTCAGCACTGCTGAAATTCAGGATGTTATTGCAGAATTCCGCCATGCTGCTGCTTCTGCAGTTGCTGCCGGCGCCGACGGTGTAGAAATCCACTCCGCAAATGGTTACCTCCTTCACCAGTTCCTCGCCCCCAATGCCAATCAACGCACTGATGAATACGGCGGATCTGTAGAAAATCGCGCCCGCATTGTCATCGAAGTAGCAAAAGCAATTTCTGAAGAAATTGGTGCCCACCGTACCGGTATCCGTATCTCCCCGGCCTTCCCACTGGGTGGACTCGACGAAGGTGATGTCACTGCTGTTCGAGCGCAATACGAGTACTTGGTCTCTGAGCTGGCCAAATTGAACTTGGTTTATCTCCATGTCCACCACCTCGGAGATGACGAGCTCTTGGCATCTCTGCGTCAGACGTGGCCTACTGCTGTGCTGGTTGTTCGTTATGGACGCGAAAGGGAAAATATCGCGGCCGATGTTGAGGCCGGACTAGCAGATATTGCTCCTTTGGGACGTATGGCTCTTGCAAATCCAGATATCGTAGAACGCCTTCGTACTGGAGCTGAGCTAAATGATGTGGATCCAGCAACGCTTTATGCCGGTGGTGCCCATGGCTATACAGACTACCCAACTCTCAACCAAGCCTAA
- a CDS encoding AraC family transcriptional regulator translates to MNTASLLWCSAGTTTVHVADSSFSVVAGDLLHVPNGLHWEDRDTALLLEIKFNPEILKGSARRIHLGKAWNERLIYEYSRSLLGERSLSAEILALFRDRIAAPPLPTPRKARSVAQVLAANPADQTSLEAFAAQQGVSARTLQRQFLQSTGFSFSEWRAAQRVFVASSLLAHDFSISVAANLVGFAATSSLTRAFRRHTGATPSAFTNAQIGMGAVGQAPKIPALTAFAEATRDQQLWIHSGTATVTTDGYCRFLGQGDMATIPAGTHTRIDVAAGSIALPVPIGVAEEDMNLDRVLSLHKEQELLLKVVENPQLLETAVN, encoded by the coding sequence ATGAACACAGCCAGCCTATTGTGGTGCAGTGCAGGCACAACCACAGTCCATGTTGCTGATTCAAGCTTTAGCGTTGTAGCCGGAGATCTCCTCCACGTCCCCAACGGCCTGCATTGGGAGGATCGCGATACCGCATTATTGCTGGAAATTAAGTTCAATCCGGAAATTCTCAAAGGTTCCGCCCGTCGAATTCATCTGGGCAAGGCATGGAATGAGCGCCTCATTTATGAATACAGTCGCAGTCTCCTCGGGGAGCGTAGCTTGTCGGCGGAAATCTTGGCGCTTTTTAGGGATCGCATCGCCGCTCCTCCTTTGCCGACACCTCGCAAGGCTCGCTCCGTAGCGCAGGTTTTGGCTGCCAACCCAGCGGACCAAACGAGTCTGGAAGCTTTCGCCGCGCAACAGGGCGTGTCCGCGCGTACCCTTCAGCGCCAGTTCCTGCAGTCCACGGGATTTTCTTTTAGTGAGTGGCGTGCTGCCCAGCGCGTTTTTGTCGCCTCTAGCTTGTTGGCCCATGATTTCAGCATTTCAGTGGCCGCCAACCTAGTTGGCTTTGCGGCGACCAGTAGCTTGACCCGCGCTTTTCGACGACATACTGGAGCAACTCCATCAGCATTTACAAATGCTCAGATAGGTATGGGAGCAGTAGGGCAGGCTCCTAAAATTCCAGCTCTAACCGCATTTGCTGAAGCAACTCGGGATCAACAATTATGGATTCATAGTGGCACCGCAACGGTTACCACTGATGGGTATTGCCGCTTCTTAGGCCAAGGAGATATGGCTACCATCCCGGCAGGTACACACACTCGAATTGACGTTGCCGCAGGCTCTATTGCCTTGCCTGTTCCAATCGGTGTAGCCGAAGAAGATATGAATTTGGATCGTGTTTTAAGTCTGCATAAGGAACAGGAATTGCTCCTCAAGGTGGTGGAAAACCCGCAGCTTTTGGAAACTGCAGTGAACTAA
- a CDS encoding Bax inhibitor-1/YccA family protein, translated as MRSSNPVFSSLKETQRPHGQNPYGGYDNFGGVYQQNSAPQRTERPMTVDDVITKTGITLAVIVVSALITFGVWLFNPALGMMLTLIGAIGGFVTVLISTFGKKYGSAAVTLTYAVFEGLFVGGISLLLSEFTVGASDAGALIGQAVLGTIGVFIGMLFVYKTGAIKVTPKFNRILTSMMIGVLVLALGNFFMAMFLGTSPLRDGGIIAIIFSLFCIGLAAFSFLTDFDAADRMVREGVPAKMAWGVALGLAVTLVWLYTEILRLLSYFRND; from the coding sequence TTGCGAAGCAGCAATCCCGTTTTTAGCTCCCTGAAGGAAACTCAAAGGCCACACGGCCAAAACCCATACGGCGGTTACGACAACTTCGGTGGTGTCTACCAACAAAACTCTGCTCCTCAGCGGACAGAACGCCCCATGACCGTCGATGACGTGATTACCAAAACTGGAATCACTCTTGCGGTCATTGTCGTTTCGGCTTTGATTACTTTTGGCGTCTGGCTCTTTAACCCAGCCCTCGGCATGATGCTGACCCTGATTGGCGCGATCGGCGGTTTTGTAACCGTCCTTATCAGCACCTTCGGAAAGAAGTACGGTTCGGCAGCCGTCACCCTTACTTATGCAGTTTTTGAAGGCCTTTTTGTCGGTGGTATTTCGCTCTTGCTCTCCGAATTTACCGTTGGAGCTTCCGACGCCGGCGCTTTGATTGGCCAAGCAGTGCTGGGCACCATCGGTGTATTCATCGGCATGCTCTTTGTTTATAAGACTGGCGCTATCAAGGTCACCCCTAAGTTCAACCGCATCCTCACCTCCATGATGATCGGCGTGCTGGTGCTCGCTTTGGGCAACTTCTTTATGGCAATGTTCCTCGGTACGAGCCCACTTCGAGATGGTGGCATCATCGCTATAATCTTCTCCCTCTTCTGCATCGGCCTGGCAGCTTTTAGCTTCCTCACCGACTTTGATGCAGCAGACCGTATGGTTCGCGAAGGCGTTCCTGCAAAGATGGCATGGGGCGTAGCCCTCGGCTTGGCAGTGACTTTGGTGTGGCTCTACACCGAAATTTTGCGTCTGCTCAGCTACTTCAGAAATGACTAG
- the greA gene encoding transcription elongation factor GreA, which yields MASAEKQYITPETKAKLEEELNALIAHRPAVAAEINERREEGDLKENAGYDAAREMQDQEEARIKQISEVLANSTTEREGIIEGVAHVGSVVHVYYDGDKSDKETFLIGTRAAASENPDLETYSEQSPLGAAILGAQEGDTREYTAPNGSVISVTVVSAEPYNSEKAAALRNKD from the coding sequence ATGGCAAGTGCAGAAAAGCAGTACATCACCCCTGAAACCAAGGCTAAGTTGGAAGAGGAGCTCAACGCTCTTATCGCCCACCGCCCAGCCGTAGCTGCAGAAATCAATGAGCGTCGCGAAGAGGGCGACCTGAAGGAAAACGCAGGCTACGACGCAGCCCGCGAAATGCAGGATCAGGAAGAAGCTCGAATCAAGCAGATTTCTGAGGTGTTGGCTAACTCCACCACCGAGCGCGAAGGAATCATCGAAGGCGTCGCACACGTTGGCTCTGTGGTCCACGTTTATTATGACGGTGACAAGAGCGACAAGGAAACCTTCCTTATCGGTACCCGCGCTGCCGCTTCCGAGAACCCTGATCTGGAGACCTACTCCGAGCAGTCCCCACTGGGCGCTGCAATTCTTGGTGCTCAGGAGGGTGATACCCGCGAGTACACCGCTCCTAACGGTTCGGTTATCTCTGTCACTGTGGTTTCCGCAGAACCTTATAACTCTGAAAAGGCAGCAGCGCTGCGCAACAAGGACTAA